From Enhydrobacter sp., the proteins below share one genomic window:
- a CDS encoding tetratricopeptide repeat protein, with protein sequence MKGITVAILALATSCSAAFAQSRDENWQRCQHSEGEPAIAACSALIRSGRETTEDLATAFYNRAIHYRRSGQIDRAMQDYDQSISINPGNASAFYNRGNIWRDRKEYQRSIQDYDRAISLNPSHVNAFNNRGNSYKDLGDLDRAIQDYGQALRMDPSHQNAWFNRSDVYLTRKQYDLAIQGFDQLLRLSPNDAEAYYLRGNAYFGKRQFDQAIQSYDQALRLDPNYDDAKQARQRATAEKAKGN encoded by the coding sequence ATGAAGGGCATCACGGTCGCAATCCTGGCGCTGGCGACGTCATGCAGCGCAGCGTTCGCTCAGTCGCGCGACGAGAACTGGCAGCGATGCCAGCACAGCGAAGGCGAACCCGCGATCGCCGCCTGCTCGGCTCTCATCCGCAGCGGCCGCGAGACGACGGAAGACCTCGCGACCGCCTTCTACAATCGCGCCATCCACTACCGCCGCTCGGGCCAGATCGACCGGGCAATGCAGGACTACGACCAGTCGATTTCGATCAACCCCGGCAATGCCAGCGCCTTCTACAATCGCGGCAACATCTGGCGCGACCGGAAGGAGTACCAACGTTCGATCCAGGACTACGACCGGGCGATCAGCCTCAATCCGAGTCACGTCAACGCCTTCAATAATCGGGGCAATTCCTACAAGGACCTCGGCGATCTCGATCGCGCCATCCAGGACTACGGCCAGGCTCTGCGGATGGACCCGAGTCACCAGAATGCCTGGTTCAACCGCTCCGACGTCTATCTGACCCGCAAGCAGTACGACCTCGCGATCCAGGGCTTCGACCAGTTGCTGCGGCTGTCGCCCAACGATGCCGAGGCCTACTACCTGAGAGGCAACGCATACTTCGGCAAGCGTCAGTTCGACCAGGCGATCCAGTCCTACGACCAGGCCCTGCGACTCGACCCCAACTACGACGACGCCAAGCAGGCGCGCCAACGCGCGACCGCCGAGAAGGCCAAGGGCAACTGA
- a CDS encoding acetyl-CoA carboxylase biotin carboxylase subunit, whose amino-acid sequence MTFGKILVANRGEIAWRVMRTAKAMGYRTVAVYSDADRHAPHVTFADEAVHIGPSPVGESYLSIDRILDAVRASGADAVHPGYGFLSENERFAAACEKTGLVFIGPPASAIEAMGNKAAAKRRMIDTGVPCVPGYQGADQSDAALDKEARKIGLPVMVKAAAGGGGRGMRLVERTGDLLDAIRTARTEAAGAFGSGELILEKAVVDARHVEIQVFADSHGNVVHLGERDCSVQRRHQKVIEEAPSPAVNADLRQRMGAAAVAAAKAIGYRGAGTVEFLLGSDGAFYFLEMNTRLQVEHPVTEAITGLDLVEWQLRVARGERLPLLQQDIRFDGHAIEVRLYAEDAYGGFLPQTGRIDVWRPADGPGVRIDHGVKDGFAISPFYDPMIAKAIAHGATREQARARLVQALRRTVVLGPTTNRHFLIRLLEHPEFAAGCATTSFIGKHEFPAPEISEHDWQLAAGLLWHHSARRFPPALRGWRNSNPEPTPIRLAAGAIERVVRVAIAPADAIDVPHHIDGTDIVVDLDGNSVRFTDRTYAPPAAATAGSDGKLRAPMDGRIVAIRVAPGDAVARGQTLVVLEAMKIQHQLKAPIDARIEAISVTEGQQVSNRAVLVILTATT is encoded by the coding sequence ATGACCTTCGGCAAGATCCTGGTCGCCAATCGCGGCGAGATCGCCTGGCGCGTGATGCGCACGGCGAAGGCGATGGGCTACCGCACCGTCGCCGTCTACTCGGACGCCGACCGACACGCGCCACATGTCACTTTCGCCGACGAGGCCGTCCATATCGGCCCCTCGCCGGTCGGCGAAAGCTATCTCAGCATCGACCGTATCCTCGACGCGGTGCGCGCCTCGGGCGCCGACGCGGTCCATCCGGGATACGGTTTTCTCTCGGAGAACGAACGCTTCGCGGCCGCCTGCGAGAAGACCGGCCTCGTCTTCATCGGCCCGCCCGCATCGGCCATCGAAGCGATGGGCAACAAGGCGGCCGCCAAGCGGCGCATGATCGATACAGGCGTGCCCTGCGTGCCCGGCTACCAGGGCGCCGACCAGAGCGACGCGGCGCTGGACAAGGAAGCACGCAAGATCGGCCTGCCGGTCATGGTCAAGGCGGCAGCCGGCGGCGGCGGACGCGGCATGCGCCTGGTCGAGCGCACGGGCGACCTGCTCGACGCCATTCGCACTGCGCGCACCGAGGCGGCCGGCGCTTTCGGGTCCGGTGAACTGATCCTCGAGAAGGCCGTCGTCGACGCACGTCATGTCGAAATCCAGGTCTTCGCCGATTCCCACGGCAACGTCGTTCATCTCGGCGAGCGCGACTGCTCGGTGCAGCGCCGCCATCAGAAGGTGATCGAGGAAGCGCCCTCGCCGGCCGTGAACGCCGACCTGCGCCAGCGCATGGGCGCAGCCGCCGTCGCCGCGGCCAAAGCGATCGGCTATCGCGGCGCAGGCACGGTCGAGTTCCTGCTGGGCAGCGACGGCGCCTTCTACTTCCTCGAGATGAACACGCGCCTGCAGGTCGAGCATCCGGTGACCGAGGCGATCACCGGCCTCGACCTGGTCGAATGGCAGCTCCGGGTCGCGCGCGGCGAACGCCTGCCCCTGCTGCAGCAGGATATCCGGTTCGACGGCCATGCCATCGAGGTGCGGCTCTATGCCGAGGATGCCTATGGAGGATTCCTGCCGCAGACCGGCCGCATAGACGTCTGGCGGCCGGCCGACGGCCCGGGCGTGCGCATCGACCACGGCGTGAAGGACGGATTCGCGATCTCGCCCTTCTACGATCCAATGATCGCCAAGGCGATCGCGCACGGCGCCACGCGCGAGCAGGCGCGGGCGCGGCTCGTCCAGGCCTTGCGGCGGACGGTGGTGCTGGGACCGACCACGAACCGGCATTTCCTGATACGCCTGCTCGAGCATCCGGAGTTCGCGGCTGGCTGCGCGACCACGTCGTTCATCGGCAAGCACGAGTTCCCCGCCCCTGAGATTTCCGAGCACGATTGGCAACTCGCCGCCGGCCTGCTGTGGCACCATTCGGCCCGACGCTTCCCGCCCGCCCTGCGCGGCTGGCGAAATTCCAACCCGGAACCGACGCCGATACGGCTGGCGGCTGGCGCGATCGAACGGGTGGTGCGCGTGGCGATCGCGCCGGCCGACGCGATCGACGTGCCGCATCACATCGACGGCACCGACATCGTGGTCGACCTCGACGGCAATTCGGTGCGCTTCACGGACCGGACCTACGCCCCGCCGGCCGCCGCCACGGCCGGCAGCGACGGCAAGCTGCGTGCACCCATGGACGGGAGAATCGTCGCCATCCGCGTGGCCCCCGGCGATGCCGTCGCACGCGGCCAAACGCTGGTGGTTCTCGAAGCCATGAAGATCCAGCATCAGCTCAAGGCGCCGATCGACGCCCGGATCGAGGCGATATCGGTGACCGAAGGCCAGCAGGTCTCGAACCGCGCCGTTCTCGTCATCCTGACTGCAACGACCTAG
- a CDS encoding cupin domain-containing protein, whose translation MTKYTAVRATDLPVQVGTDYPPPHDAPCRERRRYRLGDAFGLSQFGANLLELAPGTWSSQRHAHERQDELVYVLEGEVVLVTDEGEAVLTPGMVAGFPAGTGNAHHLINRSAETARVIEIGTRTVEESARYPDIGMTVREDASGWAYYAADGRKLT comes from the coding sequence ATGACCAAATACACCGCCGTCCGAGCGACCGATCTTCCCGTCCAGGTCGGAACCGACTATCCGCCGCCGCACGACGCCCCCTGCAGGGAACGCCGCCGTTACCGCCTGGGTGACGCGTTCGGTCTCTCGCAGTTCGGAGCCAATCTGCTCGAGTTGGCTCCCGGCACCTGGTCGTCGCAGCGCCATGCGCACGAGCGGCAGGACGAGCTGGTCTACGTGCTCGAAGGCGAGGTCGTGCTGGTCACCGACGAAGGCGAGGCCGTCCTGACCCCGGGCATGGTGGCGGGCTTCCCCGCCGGCACGGGCAATGCGCACCACCTCATCAATCGCTCGGCCGAGACCGCGCGCGTCATCGAAATCGGCACCCGCACGGTCGAGGAGTCCGCGCGCTACCCCGACATCGGCATGACGGTTCGCGAGGATGCCTCCGGCTGGGCCTACTACGCGGCCGACGGACGCAAATTGACATGA
- a CDS encoding enoyl-CoA hydratase/isomerase family protein, translated as MTEFASRYETLLLRRERSRLHVTLNRPQVKNALNPTLIGELRTVFQNLRERRDIKAVILRGAGGTFCAGADLRNMEQSFAEKPRPGEKDPIALNNREYGTFLEMVNTTPQVVVAAVEGYAIAGGFGLLCVSDVAICTEDAGFAMSETAIGIVPAQIAPFVAARIGVPQTRHLALTAARFKGPEALRLGIVHHLVRDSAALDAKLEEVLKQIDRCAPLANALTKAVVMKVGSEPLSSVLDFAADRFAEARRSPEAAEGLRAFAEKRPPKWAVE; from the coding sequence ATGACGGAGTTCGCCTCCAGGTACGAGACCCTGCTGCTGCGCCGGGAGCGCTCGCGGCTCCACGTCACCCTGAACCGGCCCCAGGTCAAGAACGCGCTGAACCCGACGCTGATCGGGGAATTGCGCACGGTGTTCCAGAACCTGCGCGAGCGGCGCGACATCAAGGCAGTGATCCTGCGCGGCGCCGGCGGCACCTTCTGCGCCGGCGCCGATCTCAGGAACATGGAGCAGAGCTTCGCGGAGAAGCCGCGACCGGGCGAGAAGGACCCGATCGCGCTCAACAACCGCGAGTACGGCACCTTCCTCGAGATGGTGAACACCACGCCCCAGGTCGTTGTCGCCGCGGTCGAAGGCTACGCCATCGCCGGCGGCTTCGGCTTGCTCTGCGTCTCCGACGTGGCGATCTGCACCGAGGACGCGGGCTTCGCCATGAGCGAGACAGCGATCGGCATCGTGCCGGCGCAGATTGCGCCCTTCGTCGCCGCCCGTATCGGCGTGCCGCAGACCCGCCATCTCGCGCTCACTGCCGCGCGCTTCAAGGGACCGGAGGCGCTGCGGCTGGGCATCGTTCATCACCTGGTCAGGGACTCAGCGGCACTCGATGCCAAGCTCGAGGAAGTACTGAAGCAGATCGATCGCTGCGCGCCGCTCGCCAATGCGCTGACCAAGGCGGTGGTGATGAAGGTCGGCTCCGAGCCCCTCTCCTCCGTTCTCGACTTCGCCGCCGACAGGTTCGCCGAGGCACGCCGCAGCCCCGAGGCCGCCGAGGGCCTGCGTGCCTTCGCCGAGAAGCGCCCACCGAAATGGGCAGTCGAATGA
- a CDS encoding acyl-CoA dehydrogenase family protein: MQFTQEHEEIRRTLRTIIDKDINPHVDRWEEDCIFPAHEVFKKLGYAGLLGINKPVEYGGMGLDYSYAMVMAEELGHIHCGSVPMAIGVQTDMATPALARHGSDELRKEFLAPSIAGDYVACLGVSEVGAGSDVASIKTTARRVGGDYVIDGGKMWTTNGTQADWMCLLANTGDGAAHRNKSLICLPMKTRGVQVVKKLDKLGMRSSDTAQIFFDEVKVPVRNLIGQEGMGFVYQMQQFQEERLWGAISAVVGMERLIDQTAEYTRERKVFGRPLLDNQIIHFKLAELRTEVELVRSLCYRACEEYLDGTDVTMLASMAKLKAGRMVRLVSDGCLQYWGGAGYLWEAPTARAFRDSRLASIGGGADEVMLQIISKMMGTLPRLENR; the protein is encoded by the coding sequence GTGCAGTTCACGCAGGAGCATGAAGAGATTCGCCGGACCCTGCGGACCATCATCGACAAGGACATCAACCCGCATGTCGACCGGTGGGAGGAAGACTGCATCTTCCCGGCCCACGAGGTCTTCAAGAAGCTCGGCTATGCCGGCCTGCTCGGCATCAACAAGCCGGTCGAGTACGGCGGCATGGGCCTCGACTATTCCTACGCCATGGTCATGGCGGAGGAGCTCGGCCACATCCACTGCGGCTCGGTGCCGATGGCGATCGGCGTGCAGACCGACATGGCCACCCCTGCCTTGGCCCGCCACGGCTCGGACGAGCTGCGCAAGGAGTTCCTGGCGCCATCGATCGCTGGCGACTATGTCGCCTGCCTCGGCGTCTCCGAGGTCGGCGCCGGCTCCGACGTCGCCTCGATCAAGACCACGGCACGCCGCGTCGGCGGCGACTACGTCATCGACGGCGGCAAGATGTGGACGACCAACGGCACGCAGGCCGACTGGATGTGCCTGCTCGCCAACACCGGCGACGGCGCGGCGCACAGGAACAAGTCGCTGATCTGCCTGCCGATGAAGACGAGGGGCGTGCAGGTCGTGAAGAAGCTCGACAAGCTCGGCATGCGTTCCTCGGATACCGCGCAGATCTTCTTCGACGAGGTCAAGGTGCCGGTGCGGAACCTGATCGGCCAGGAAGGCATGGGCTTCGTCTACCAGATGCAGCAGTTCCAGGAAGAACGGCTGTGGGGCGCCATTTCGGCCGTTGTCGGCATGGAGCGGCTGATCGACCAGACGGCCGAGTACACGCGCGAGCGCAAGGTGTTCGGCCGGCCGCTGCTCGACAACCAGATCATCCATTTCAAGCTGGCCGAACTGCGCACCGAGGTCGAGCTGGTGCGGTCCCTCTGCTATCGCGCCTGCGAGGAGTATCTCGACGGCACCGACGTCACCATGCTGGCGTCGATGGCCAAGCTGAAGGCCGGTCGCATGGTGCGCCTTGTCTCTGACGGTTGCCTGCAATACTGGGGCGGCGCGGGCTATCTCTGGGAGGCGCCGACGGCCCGCGCGTTCCGCGATTCCCGCCTGGCCTCGATCGGCGGCGGCGCCGACGAGGTCATGCTGCAGATCATTTCCAAGATGATGGGCACACTGCCGCGGCTCGAGAACCGCTGA
- a CDS encoding acyl-CoA dehydrogenase family protein — protein MKFTPEHEALRQTWKTLIDREINPHVDEWEKAGQFPAHELFKKMGNAGLLGVDKPVEFGGSGLDFSYAMVCSESLGLVNGGSVPMGTGVQISMATPALARYGSDELREEFLAPSISGDYVACLGVSETGAGSDVASIKTSARRVGGDWIINGGKMWTTNGAQADWMCLLANTGEGQVHKNKSLIVVPMKTKGISIVKKLDKLGMRASDTVQTFFDEVKVPVRYTIGQPGQGFIYQMQQFQEERLWAGAGTLMGCDRIINATIDYTRERKVFGKPLLDNQVVHFRLAELKSEVEALRSLVYRACEEYLAGKDVTMLASMAKLKAGRLRREVSDACLQYWGGAGYLWDSPVARAYRDGRVGSIGGGADEVMLQIIAKLMGNMPRLGNR, from the coding sequence ATGAAGTTCACTCCCGAGCATGAGGCGCTGCGCCAGACCTGGAAGACGCTGATCGATCGCGAGATCAATCCCCATGTCGACGAATGGGAGAAGGCCGGCCAGTTCCCCGCCCATGAGCTGTTCAAGAAGATGGGCAACGCCGGCCTGCTGGGCGTCGACAAGCCAGTCGAGTTCGGCGGCTCGGGCCTCGACTTCTCCTACGCCATGGTCTGCTCGGAATCGCTCGGCCTGGTGAACGGCGGCTCGGTACCCATGGGCACCGGCGTGCAGATCTCCATGGCCACTCCCGCCCTCGCCCGCTACGGCTCGGACGAGCTGCGCGAGGAGTTCCTGGCGCCGTCGATCAGCGGCGACTATGTCGCCTGCCTCGGCGTCTCCGAGACCGGCGCGGGCTCCGACGTCGCCTCGATCAAGACCAGCGCGCGCCGTGTCGGCGGCGACTGGATCATCAACGGCGGCAAGATGTGGACCACCAACGGCGCACAGGCCGACTGGATGTGCCTGCTCGCCAACACCGGCGAGGGCCAGGTCCACAAGAACAAGTCGCTGATCGTGGTGCCGATGAAGACCAAGGGCATCTCGATCGTGAAGAAGCTCGACAAGCTCGGCATGCGTGCTTCCGACACCGTGCAGACATTCTTCGACGAGGTGAAGGTGCCGGTGCGCTACACGATCGGCCAGCCCGGCCAGGGATTCATCTACCAGATGCAGCAGTTCCAGGAGGAGCGGCTATGGGCCGGCGCCGGCACCTTGATGGGCTGCGACCGCATCATCAACGCCACCATCGACTACACGCGCGAGCGCAAGGTGTTCGGCAAGCCGCTGCTCGACAACCAGGTCGTTCATTTCCGGCTGGCCGAGCTCAAGAGCGAGGTCGAGGCGCTGCGCTCGCTCGTCTATCGCGCCTGCGAGGAATATCTCGCCGGCAAGGACGTCACCATGCTGGCCTCGATGGCCAAGCTGAAAGCCGGGCGCCTGCGCCGTGAGGTTTCCGACGCCTGCCTGCAATACTGGGGCGGCGCCGGCTACCTGTGGGACAGCCCTGTCGCGCGCGCCTACCGCGACGGCCGCGTCGGCTCGATCGGCGGCGGCGCCGACGAGGTCATGCTGCAGATCATCGCCAAGCTGATGGGCAACATGCCCCGTCTGGGCAATCGGTAG
- a CDS encoding acyl-CoA carboxylase subunit beta, with protein MPVFESQIDRNGEEFKRNRERMLAAVKEFRDAEASVQAMADKARARFAKRKQLMPRERIALLLDRGAPFLELMPLAGYRMHDDRDGSSAGGGSVAGIGYVEGVRCMVTASNSAIKGGTVAPSGQRKGQRVQQIVLENKLPVVNLVESGGANLLYQAEIFVPGGRGFANQARMSARGIPQVTVVHGSSTAGGAYLPGLSDYVIMVRNQAKVFLAGPPLLKAATGEIATDEELGGAEMHATVSGVAEWMAEDDADGIRMARDVIARWHWNDKLPPRPALAFREPLYDIEELCGVVPPSHKDPYDVREVIARLVDGSDFLEFKGLFDQQTICGWAAIEGEPIGMIGNNGPITTKGAVKAAQFIQLCCQQGTPIVYLQNTTGYMVGTEAERGGIVKHGSKMIQAVANATVPQITIVIGGSFGAGNYGMCGRAYDPRFIFAWPNSRTAVMGGEQAAGVMKTVTEQKFLREGKEPPKEQIDKMFKSIVDQFERESTALYATAHLWDDGIIDPRDTRRVLACTLSIARESIVRPLNPITFGVARM; from the coding sequence ATGCCCGTCTTCGAAAGCCAGATCGACCGCAACGGCGAGGAATTCAAGCGCAACCGCGAGCGCATGCTCGCGGCGGTCAAGGAGTTCCGCGACGCCGAGGCGAGCGTGCAGGCGATGGCCGACAAGGCGCGCGCACGCTTCGCCAAGCGCAAGCAGCTGATGCCGCGCGAGCGCATCGCGCTGCTGCTCGACCGCGGCGCGCCCTTCCTCGAACTGATGCCGCTGGCCGGCTACCGCATGCACGACGACCGGGACGGCTCGAGCGCCGGCGGCGGCTCGGTCGCCGGCATCGGCTATGTCGAGGGCGTGCGCTGCATGGTCACCGCCTCCAACAGCGCCATCAAGGGCGGCACGGTGGCGCCGTCGGGCCAACGCAAGGGCCAGCGCGTGCAGCAGATCGTGCTTGAAAACAAGCTGCCCGTCGTGAACCTCGTCGAATCGGGCGGCGCCAACCTGCTCTATCAGGCCGAGATATTCGTGCCGGGCGGCCGCGGCTTTGCCAACCAGGCGCGCATGTCGGCGCGCGGCATCCCGCAGGTCACGGTCGTGCACGGCTCGTCGACGGCGGGGGGCGCCTACCTGCCCGGCCTCAGCGACTACGTCATCATGGTGCGCAATCAGGCCAAGGTGTTCCTCGCCGGCCCGCCATTGCTCAAGGCCGCGACCGGCGAGATCGCCACCGACGAGGAGCTGGGTGGCGCGGAGATGCACGCCACCGTCTCGGGGGTCGCCGAGTGGATGGCCGAGGACGACGCCGACGGCATCCGCATGGCGCGCGACGTCATCGCCCGATGGCACTGGAACGACAAGCTGCCGCCACGACCCGCCCTTGCGTTCAGAGAGCCGCTCTACGACATCGAAGAGCTGTGCGGGGTGGTGCCGCCCTCGCACAAGGATCCCTACGACGTGCGCGAGGTGATCGCGCGGCTGGTCGACGGCTCGGACTTTCTCGAATTCAAGGGGTTGTTCGACCAGCAGACGATCTGCGGCTGGGCCGCGATCGAGGGCGAGCCGATCGGCATGATCGGCAACAACGGGCCGATCACGACCAAGGGTGCCGTCAAGGCCGCGCAATTCATCCAGCTCTGCTGCCAGCAGGGAACGCCGATCGTCTATCTGCAGAACACGACCGGCTACATGGTCGGCACCGAGGCCGAGCGCGGCGGCATCGTCAAGCACGGTTCCAAGATGATCCAGGCCGTCGCCAACGCGACAGTGCCGCAGATCACCATCGTGATCGGCGGCAGCTTCGGCGCGGGCAACTACGGCATGTGCGGCCGTGCCTACGATCCGCGCTTCATCTTCGCCTGGCCCAACAGCCGCACCGCGGTCATGGGCGGCGAGCAGGCGGCCGGCGTGATGAAGACCGTCACCGAGCAGAAGTTCCTGCGCGAGGGCAAGGAACCTCCGAAGGAACAGATCGACAAGATGTTCAAGTCCATCGTCGACCAGTTCGAGCGCGAATCGACGGCGCTTTACGCCACCGCGCACCTGTGGGACGACGGCATCATCGACCCGCGCGACACGCGCCGCGTGCTCGCCTGCACGCTCTCCATCGCCCGCGAATCGATCGTGCGGCCGCTCAATCCCATCACCTTCGGCGTCGCGAGGATGTAG
- a CDS encoding SDR family oxidoreductase, whose translation MSYRSVFKPGLFEGKTVVVTGGGSGIGRCAAHEMAALGAHVAIAGRKAEKLARVRDEIEASGGSCETHVFDIREEAQVRDAVAAMVARNGRIDGLFNNAGGQFPAPAAAMSAKGFDVVVRNNLTGGFIVSREVFTQSMQAHGGSIVNMTADYRNGFPNMVHTGAARAGMANLTMTLAYEWAHAGVRVNSVAPGWIASSGMDTYTGEFKENIPKLRNHCPLGRLGTESEVSAAVCFLLSDAAAYITGTEIRIDGGVPLGNRSMDLSVTDRSRPFNGFHLAVTPKVLGG comes from the coding sequence ATGTCGTATCGTTCGGTCTTCAAGCCGGGGCTGTTCGAGGGCAAGACGGTCGTCGTCACGGGCGGCGGCAGCGGCATCGGGCGCTGCGCGGCACACGAGATGGCGGCGCTCGGCGCGCATGTCGCCATTGCCGGGCGCAAGGCAGAGAAACTCGCCAGGGTGAGGGACGAAATCGAGGCGTCGGGCGGCTCGTGCGAGACGCATGTCTTCGACATCCGCGAGGAAGCCCAGGTCAGGGATGCCGTCGCCGCGATGGTGGCGCGAAACGGCCGCATCGACGGACTGTTCAACAATGCCGGCGGCCAGTTCCCGGCGCCCGCTGCGGCGATGAGCGCCAAGGGCTTCGACGTCGTGGTGCGCAACAACCTGACCGGCGGCTTCATCGTCAGCCGCGAGGTCTTCACGCAATCGATGCAGGCGCACGGCGGCTCGATCGTCAACATGACGGCGGACTACCGCAACGGCTTCCCCAACATGGTGCATACAGGCGCCGCGCGCGCCGGCATGGCCAACCTGACCATGACGCTCGCCTACGAATGGGCGCATGCCGGCGTGCGCGTGAACTCGGTGGCGCCGGGCTGGATCGCCTCGTCGGGAATGGACACCTACACAGGCGAATTCAAGGAGAACATCCCCAAGCTCCGCAACCACTGCCCGCTCGGACGCCTCGGCACGGAGAGCGAGGTCTCGGCCGCCGTGTGCTTCCTGCTGAGCGATGCCGCGGCCTACATCACCGGCACCGAGATCCGCATCGACGGCGGCGTGCCGCTCGGCAACCGCTCCATGGACCTCTCGGTGACGGACCGTTCGCGCCCCTTCAACGGCTTCCACCTCGCCGTCACTCCCAAAGTGCTGGGCGGCTGA
- a CDS encoding SCP2 sterol-binding domain-containing protein: MTLQEITAKMKEGASKKSSFGNTVKFATDQGVVYIDGNANPPSVSNDDKAADCTLKMDFGDFADLIGGKLDGMTAFMTGKLKIEGDMGVAMKLQSILR, encoded by the coding sequence ATGACCTTGCAGGAAATCACCGCGAAAATGAAGGAAGGCGCGTCGAAGAAGTCGTCCTTCGGCAACACCGTGAAGTTCGCCACCGACCAGGGCGTCGTCTACATCGACGGCAACGCCAATCCACCGTCCGTCAGCAACGACGACAAGGCCGCCGACTGCACGCTCAAGATGGATTTCGGCGATTTCGCCGACCTGATCGGCGGCAAGCTCGATGGCATGACGGCGTTCATGACCGGCAAGCTCAAGATCGAAGGCGACATGGGCGTCGCCATGAAGCTGCAAAGCATTTTGCGTTAG
- a CDS encoding ABATE domain-containing protein, translating to MTRPDLCLEFANTRYWRGQARPTETLNGPDDLAWWMAGNVAKDARPASRRDFERAIEVRETIYRVFDATARGRVPGTADLEALNQVLAAVPSRRAVRRERGGFTWDVDMRGSTALAQLAPVLWSAGDLLTGPRLGKVKRCANPECGWLFLDDSRAGRRRWCSMSACGNRAKARRHYHKSKEEEA from the coding sequence ATGACCCGCCCCGACCTCTGCCTGGAGTTCGCCAACACGCGCTATTGGCGCGGCCAGGCGAGACCGACGGAGACCCTGAACGGGCCGGACGATCTGGCCTGGTGGATGGCCGGCAATGTGGCGAAGGACGCGCGGCCGGCGTCGCGCCGTGACTTCGAGCGCGCGATCGAGGTGCGCGAGACGATCTATCGGGTGTTCGATGCGACAGCCCGCGGGCGGGTGCCGGGCACGGCAGATCTCGAAGCGCTGAACCAGGTGCTGGCGGCGGTGCCGTCGCGCAGGGCGGTGCGGCGCGAGCGCGGCGGTTTCACGTGGGACGTCGACATGCGCGGCTCGACCGCGCTGGCGCAGCTCGCGCCGGTGCTATGGTCGGCCGGCGATCTGCTGACCGGGCCCAGGCTCGGCAAGGTCAAGCGCTGCGCCAATCCGGAGTGCGGCTGGCTGTTCCTCGACGACAGCCGCGCCGGCAGGCGCCGCTGGTGCTCGATGTCGGCCTGCGGCAACCGCGCAAAGGCGCGGCGCCACTATCACAAGTCGAAGGAAGAAGAAGCTTAG
- a CDS encoding VOC family protein, protein MLDHVSIGVADVARAGKFYDAVLKPLGYTRKSDGETSLGYGAKAIKLWILGVKRPVKADMESGLHFCFEAPDRKSVDDFYAAALKGGGKDNGKPGIRADYDPNYYAAFVIDPEGYRIEAYCGK, encoded by the coding sequence ATGCTGGATCATGTGTCGATCGGCGTGGCCGACGTGGCGCGCGCCGGAAAGTTCTACGACGCGGTGCTGAAGCCGCTCGGCTATACGCGCAAGAGCGATGGCGAGACGTCGCTGGGCTACGGTGCCAAGGCGATCAAGCTGTGGATTCTGGGCGTCAAGCGCCCGGTGAAGGCCGACATGGAATCGGGCCTGCACTTCTGCTTCGAGGCGCCCGACCGCAAGTCGGTCGACGACTTCTACGCGGCGGCGCTGAAGGGTGGCGGCAAGGACAACGGCAAACCCGGTATCCGCGCCGACTACGACCCCAACTACTACGCCGCCTTCGTCATCGATCCCGAGGGCTATCGCATCGAGGCCTATTGCGGCAAGTGA
- a CDS encoding GNAT family N-acetyltransferase yields the protein MNRADVETATAADSAAVAQTLTLAFAGDPMARWSWAEPRTYLETFPRFVQAFGGKAFANGTAHCIGDSGAALWLAPGVHPDEQEMGALMEQTIPPALAGDGGRLMEQMAAFHPREPHWYLPIIGIDPARQGRGLGGVLLRHQLDVCDRDGALAYLESSNPRNIALYQRHGFEPMGRIQAGDSPVMVPMLRKPRRR from the coding sequence ATGAATAGAGCCGACGTGGAGACCGCGACGGCCGCGGACAGTGCGGCCGTCGCCCAGACGTTGACGCTGGCCTTTGCCGGCGATCCGATGGCGCGGTGGAGTTGGGCGGAACCGCGCACCTATCTCGAAACCTTCCCGCGCTTCGTGCAGGCGTTCGGCGGCAAGGCTTTCGCCAACGGCACCGCGCATTGCATCGGCGATTCGGGCGCCGCGCTCTGGCTGGCGCCCGGAGTCCATCCCGACGAGCAGGAGATGGGCGCGCTGATGGAGCAGACCATTCCACCGGCGCTGGCCGGGGACGGCGGCCGCCTGATGGAGCAGATGGCCGCGTTCCATCCGCGCGAGCCGCACTGGTACCTGCCGATCATCGGCATCGATCCGGCGCGGCAGGGCAGGGGGCTGGGCGGCGTGCTGCTGCGCCACCAGCTCGACGTCTGCGATCGCGACGGCGCGCTCGCCTACCTCGAATCTTCCAACCCGCGCAACATCGCACTTTACCAGCGCCACGGGTTCGAGCCGATGGGCCGCATCCAGGCCGGCGACTCGCCCGTCATGGTGCCGATGCTGCGCAAGCCACGACGGCGGTGA